In Planctomycetota bacterium, a single window of DNA contains:
- a CDS encoding (2Fe-2S)-binding protein — MLNLKINGDQVQIEKGKTVLDAIRKAGVDVPTLCYHKDLTGYGSCRLCQVEVTQKGKTKLVVSCLYPVAEGIEVQTHSKRVEQNRKLLVELLLARSPESKVLQEMAKDYKITKPRFKLKNEKCILCGLCIRVCSEILGAHAIGFASRGTSKKIEAAFKEAPEECLGCGACTYVCPTGAIQMETEARKRWALYISSGDRECRYSLMGLISHKICSNAFQCQKCEVDQRLEDTLGVHPAFVARPAAKQHTIQVDQFQIIPNRYYTNGHIWVKPLNGKFRVGVDDFTAKFLGRVDGVSSDKSFQQDKPVWELSIGNRRLAMYLPFAGSVVETNPLTRSVPSLTAQDPYQQGWLFTVKADNRDEAIDKLISPLKATRVMKEHSEKLHQRLNKELGITMTDGAGNLVGNIPSLIKDAEWANITGEFFKPR, encoded by the coding sequence ATGTTGAATCTAAAGATTAATGGTGACCAGGTCCAAATAGAAAAAGGCAAGACGGTTCTGGACGCCATCCGCAAGGCCGGGGTGGATGTGCCGACCCTGTGCTATCACAAGGACCTGACCGGCTACGGCTCCTGCCGGCTCTGCCAGGTTGAGGTAACGCAGAAGGGCAAGACCAAACTGGTCGTCTCCTGCCTGTATCCGGTGGCAGAGGGCATCGAGGTCCAGACCCACAGCAAACGGGTGGAACAGAACCGCAAACTGCTGGTGGAACTGCTTTTGGCCCGTTCGCCTGAATCCAAGGTCCTGCAGGAAATGGCCAAAGATTATAAGATTACCAAACCAAGATTCAAGTTAAAGAACGAGAAGTGCATCCTGTGCGGCCTGTGCATCCGGGTCTGCAGCGAAATCCTGGGCGCCCATGCCATCGGATTCGCCAGCCGCGGCACCTCCAAGAAGATAGAGGCGGCATTCAAGGAAGCGCCTGAGGAGTGCCTGGGTTGCGGGGCCTGCACCTATGTCTGCCCGACCGGCGCCATCCAGATGGAAACCGAGGCGCGCAAGCGCTGGGCGCTTTATATCTCGTCCGGCGATAGGGAATGCCGTTACTCACTAATGGGACTAATCTCGCATAAGATATGTTCCAATGCCTTCCAGTGCCAGAAATGCGAGGTGGACCAGCGTCTTGAGGATACACTAGGCGTGCATCCGGCATTCGTAGCCAGGCCGGCCGCCAAACAGCATACCATCCAGGTTGACCAATTCCAGATTATCCCCAATCGCTACTACACCAACGGCCATATCTGGGTCAAGCCGCTGAACGGTAAGTTCCGGGTCGGCGTGGATGATTTCACTGCCAAGTTCCTGGGCCGGGTGGATGGGGTATCGTCTGATAAATCATTCCAACAGGACAAGCCGGTCTGGGAATTAAGTATCGGCAACCGCCGGCTGGCCATGTATCTGCCCTTTGCCGGTTCGGTGGTGGAGACCAATCCGCTGACCAGGTCAGTGCCGTCGCTGACCGCCCAGGACCCCTACCAACAGGGCTGGCTGTTCACGGTCAAGGCCGATAACCGCGATGAGGCGATTGATAAACTCATCTCGCCGCTCAAGGCCACCAGGGTGATGAAAGAGCATTCGGAAAAGCTCCACCAGCGGCTGAATAAGGAACTGGGCATCACCATGACCGACGGCGCGGGCAATCTGGTGGGCAATATTCCCTCACTCATCAAGGATGCGGAGTGGGCTAATATCACCGGCGAGTTCTTTAAGCCCCGTTAG